A genomic segment from Fibrobacter sp. encodes:
- a CDS encoding nucleotidyltransferase family protein: MNPLFEEFFSLLRFSLGIAPACHCEERSDAAIQDVILEGAQRPIGSSDAPKTPFSRVLTAEEWRWLHEQAKRQCLLGVLYKGIEKLPAEHRPPRDLLLRWSFEANQIAAMNTRMNDTAAKLTKMFADRGARTVILKGQANARLYPDPSSRQAGDIDILVQGGRNRVLKLLKEMELLERATREEVSNLHAHLDAKLFDGVTVEVHFMPTYNNSPFTTRNMQRYFDTILAEPGAVKTIQTGAVKTMQTAAAPAPGDASEGFNVPPATFALVMQLSHMQRHFVDSGLGLRQLMDYYHVLRNSTQADRDRTMANLKKCGLYNMARATMWILEELFGLPQQLMLCAPDPRRGRMLLDVILADGNFGHYSENNYSVPLVRHWLTNARRYLDRITFDMRESLWGEFRFVTRFVTSIPYRIKTRRLSLRK, translated from the coding sequence ATGAACCCCCTGTTCGAAGAATTCTTCAGCCTCCTCCGTTTTTCCCTCGGCATCGCCCCCGCATGTCATTGCGAGGAGCGAAGCGACGCGGCAATCCAAGACGTCATCCTGGAGGGAGCTCAGCGACCGATAGGATCCAGTGACGCACCCAAGACGCCCTTTTCCCGGGTCTTGACTGCAGAAGAATGGCGCTGGCTCCACGAGCAGGCAAAGCGCCAGTGCCTCCTGGGCGTTCTTTACAAGGGCATCGAGAAACTCCCCGCCGAGCACCGCCCGCCCCGCGACCTTCTGCTCCGCTGGTCCTTCGAGGCCAACCAGATCGCCGCCATGAACACCCGCATGAACGACACCGCGGCAAAACTCACCAAAATGTTTGCCGACAGGGGAGCCCGCACCGTGATACTCAAAGGCCAGGCCAACGCCCGCCTCTATCCGGACCCCAGCTCCCGCCAGGCAGGCGACATCGACATCCTCGTGCAAGGCGGCCGCAACCGCGTGCTGAAACTCCTCAAGGAAATGGAACTGCTAGAAAGGGCGACCCGCGAGGAAGTCTCCAACCTCCACGCGCACCTGGACGCTAAACTCTTCGACGGCGTAACGGTGGAAGTACATTTCATGCCCACCTACAACAACTCGCCCTTTACCACCCGCAACATGCAGCGGTATTTCGACACCATACTTGCGGAACCCGGCGCAGTGAAAACCATACAGACCGGCGCAGTGAAAACCATGCAGACCGCCGCGGCACCTGCGCCCGGCGACGCGTCCGAGGGCTTCAACGTACCTCCCGCCACCTTCGCCCTCGTAATGCAGCTGTCCCACATGCAGCGCCACTTTGTCGACAGCGGGCTAGGACTCCGCCAGCTGATGGACTACTACCATGTGCTCCGCAACAGCACCCAGGCCGACCGCGACCGCACCATGGCGAACCTCAAGAAATGCGGCCTCTACAACATGGCCCGCGCCACCATGTGGATCCTCGAGGAACTCTTCGGCCTGCCGCAGCAACTTATGCTCTGCGCCCCCGACCCGCGCCGCGGCCGCATGCTCCTGGACGTGATCCTCGCCGACGGAAACTTCGGCCACTATTCCGAAAACAACTACTCCGTGCCCCTGGTACGCCACTGGCTCACCAATGCCCGCCGCTACCTGGACCGCATCACCTTCGACATGCGCGAATCCCTGTGGGGCGAATTCCGCTTCGTCACCCGCTTCGTGACCTCCATCCCGTACCGCATCAAGACCCGCCGCCTTTCCCTTCGCAAGTAA
- a CDS encoding DUF2281 domain-containing protein encodes MNNLKLVGSSAEFSATGTDILDYISVGKEASMSYDSIVTEILSMSAEKRWNLLMEIASSFQPATNCSAQNKKRAKRKLGGFEKGFFMADDFDKTPECFKEYL; translated from the coding sequence ATGAACAACTTAAAGCTTGTAGGCTCCAGTGCCGAGTTTTCGGCGACAGGTACCGATATTTTAGACTATATTTCCGTAGGAAAGGAGGCTTCCATGTCCTACGATTCTATTGTTACTGAAATTCTCTCGATGTCTGCGGAAAAGCGTTGGAATCTGCTTATGGAAATAGCCTCATCCTTTCAACCGGCAACGAACTGTTCTGCGCAAAACAAAAAAAGAGCAAAGCGAAAACTTGGCGGTTTCGAAAAAGGATTCTTCATGGCAGATGATTTCGACAAAACTCCTGAATGCTTCAAGGAGTATCTGTGA
- a CDS encoding PD-(D/E)XK nuclease family transposase: MNENETAVGADNETKVIDFSKITITNRFMFPLVMSHKEIAKPFIEAALGIKIYDLKDPEQEKTEQVGIFSKSVRYDVYAQETGKDGKVKRSFDLEMQMEDTKELPKRARYYQSIHDTHELRKGAMYSSLKDQYVLFICPEDIFKEGLPIYSFQNYATENKKLALNDRTFKNF, encoded by the coding sequence ATGAACGAAAACGAAACCGCCGTAGGCGCTGATAACGAAACTAAAGTCATCGACTTCTCTAAAATCACCATCACCAACCGTTTCATGTTCCCGCTGGTCATGAGCCACAAGGAAATCGCCAAGCCCTTCATCGAGGCGGCGCTTGGCATCAAGATCTACGACCTTAAGGACCCCGAGCAGGAAAAGACGGAGCAGGTGGGCATCTTCAGCAAAAGCGTGCGCTACGACGTCTACGCCCAGGAAACCGGCAAGGACGGCAAAGTCAAGCGCTCCTTCGATCTGGAGATGCAGATGGAGGACACCAAGGAACTCCCCAAGCGCGCTCGTTACTACCAGTCTATTCATGACACCCACGAGCTGCGCAAGGGCGCCATGTACAGCAGCCTTAAGGACCAGTACGTGCTCTTCATTTGCCCGGAAGACATTTTCAAGGAAGGCCTGCCTATCTACAGCTTTCAGAACTATGCGACAGAAAACAAAAAACTCGCCTTGAACGACCGCACCTTCAAAAATTTTTGA
- a CDS encoding PD-(D/E)XK nuclease family transposase: MNENETAVGADNETKVIDFSKITITNRFMFPLVMSHKEIAKPFIEAALGIKIYDLKDPEQEKTEQVGIFSKSVRYDVFTQQINENGEIVSSFDLEMQIVDTKELPKRARYYQSVRDTNDLRKGAMYKSLKDQYVLFICPEDIFKEGLPIYSFQNYATENKKLALNDRTFKNFYIFNQYGKLPDAHPLKPYLKYFATNTADSAETKDIHTKVQWYQADEDTQERYMTWEQEIQLAREDAAEAAAEKERERNQKIIAEKDRRIAELEAKLAEMQK, translated from the coding sequence ATGAACGAAAACGAAACCGCCGTAGGCGCTGATAACGAAACTAAAGTCATCGACTTCTCTAAAATCACCATCACCAACAGGTTCATGTTCCCTCTGGTCATGAGCCACAAGGAAATCGCAAAGCCATTCATCGAGGCGGCGCTCGGCATCAAGATCTACGACCTCAAGGACCCCGAGCAGGAAAAGACGGAGCAGGTGGGCATCTTCAGTAAGAGCGTACGCTACGACGTGTTCACACAGCAAATCAATGAAAATGGCGAAATTGTCAGTTCCTTTGATCTCGAAATGCAAATTGTTGATACCAAGGAACTTCCCAAGCGCGCTCGCTACTACCAGTCTGTCCGCGACACCAACGACCTGCGCAAGGGTGCCATGTACAAAAGTCTCAAGGATCAGTATGTGCTCTTCATTTGCCCGGAAGACATTTTCAAGGAAGGCCTGCCTATTTACAGTTTCCAGAACTATGCGACAGAAAACAAAAAACTCGCCTTGAACGATCGCACCTTCAAAAATTTCTATATATTTAACCAGTACGGGAAACTTCCGGACGCGCATCCCCTTAAGCCGTATCTGAAGTATTTCGCAACCAACACCGCCGACTCCGCAGAGACCAAGGACATCCACACCAAGGTTCAGTGGTACCAGGCCGACGAAGACACACAGGAGCGTTATATGACATGGGAACAGGAAATCCAGCTCGCCAGGGAAGATGCTGCCGAAGCCGCTGCTGAAAAAGAGCGCGAACGTAACCAGAAAATCATTGCCGAAAAAGATCGCAGAATTGCGGAACTTGAAGCCAAGCTCGCAGAAATGCAAAAGTAA
- the rfbC gene encoding dTDP-4-dehydrorhamnose 3,5-epimerase, which translates to MGKFNFIKTSIEGVTIVEPTVYGDHRGYFMETYNKAEFDAAGLDMVFVQDNESRSKKGVLRGLHFQKKNPQGKLVRVLEGEVYDVAVDLRKGSPTFGKYEGVVLSAENKRQFYIPEGFAHGFVVLSETATFVYKCTRLYDPTDEGGLFWNDPAIGIEWPVGNGFEPLLSEKDTKNPLLKDLGFAFEL; encoded by the coding sequence ATGGGTAAGTTCAATTTCATCAAGACAAGTATTGAAGGCGTCACCATCGTGGAGCCCACGGTTTACGGCGACCATCGCGGCTACTTTATGGAAACCTACAACAAGGCAGAATTCGACGCTGCCGGGCTCGACATGGTTTTCGTTCAGGATAACGAATCCCGTTCCAAGAAGGGCGTGCTTCGCGGCCTTCATTTCCAGAAGAAGAATCCCCAGGGCAAGCTGGTCCGCGTGTTGGAAGGCGAAGTCTACGACGTGGCTGTGGACCTGCGCAAGGGCAGCCCCACATTCGGAAAGTACGAAGGTGTGGTTCTGAGCGCCGAAAACAAGCGCCAGTTCTATATTCCCGAGGGTTTTGCACACGGCTTCGTGGTGCTCAGCGAAACCGCCACTTTCGTGTACAAGTGCACCCGCCTGTACGACCCCACAGATGAAGGCGGCCTTTTCTGGAATGACCCCGCCATCGGTATCGAATGGCCCGTAGGTAACGGTTTTGAGCCCCTCCTCAGTGAAAAGGATACCAAGAACCCTTTGTTGAAGGATTTGGGATTTGCATTTGAACTGTAG
- a CDS encoding RloB family protein, which yields MTKRMLEEGSVQRRYFEQSGGTDQNGVEQGSRELRPLYPFVISGGQNTEQYYFKHATSLTQYKFNVLPQFFGMESEYTKKFPFHIEKIIQDNPDAQIFCVFDMDTVTDNASNRRNHELFCKKINEFIESGQVVLCPSMPCFEYWLLLHFQNETSFMKNRGDVMDLLAPHMKSYFIQPSDGKKSLGRILKNRKYLETSEWAKKLFADNKLESAINRAKANNEELEHKNCLGKLSYSKVFLAFEKANI from the coding sequence ATGACGAAAAGGATGTTGGAGGAAGGCTCTGTTCAAAGGAGATACTTTGAACAGAGTGGAGGAACTGATCAAAACGGAGTTGAACAGGGGTCAAGGGAATTAAGACCTCTGTATCCGTTCGTTATCAGTGGTGGGCAAAATACGGAACAGTACTATTTTAAGCACGCAACTTCTTTAACTCAGTATAAGTTTAACGTTTTACCTCAGTTCTTTGGAATGGAATCTGAGTACACAAAAAAATTCCCATTCCATATTGAAAAAATCATTCAAGATAATCCTGACGCACAAATCTTTTGCGTTTTTGACATGGATACAGTTACTGATAATGCATCGAATCGTCGAAACCATGAATTGTTTTGCAAGAAGATCAATGAATTTATTGAGTCAGGACAGGTTGTTCTTTGTCCCAGTATGCCCTGCTTTGAATATTGGCTTTTGCTCCATTTTCAAAACGAGACCTCTTTTATGAAAAATAGGGGCGATGTGATGGACTTACTTGCGCCTCATATGAAATCGTATTTTATTCAGCCAAGTGATGGTAAAAAATCGTTAGGCCGCATTCTAAAGAATCGAAAATACCTGGAGACTTCGGAATGGGCGAAAAAATTATTTGCCGATAACAAACTCGAATCTGCGATAAATAGGGCTAAAGCAAATAACGAAGAACTTGAGCACAAGAATTGCTTAGGCAAACTATCCTATTCAAAAGTTTTCCTTGCTTTTGAAAAAGCAAATATTTAA
- a CDS encoding ATP-binding protein, protein MIQELKIKNFLSIKDEIILNFDASSDKFAENYQVITVNENTRLLRFALIYGYNASGKSNILKAINFLRNFWIRITKSDSSGTLVTPFKLDETSKQNPSSFDLTFFVKGVKYRYLLELDSLQVRLERLLYYKTAKPIELFSRKLKKDKTEIIFKSSAAKVSKLAAEAINLACLKNMSFFAAKGSVNVSIPLIDEAKNWLQTHMAQGIDPTTNVMNAAKKGLSEDSTMPSYLVQFLKSADFNISFVKSDVENDPQIEKVFQNILNADGISEEQKNRLLDERLAAQTKLQFSHDVETELGFKTFPMSEEEESRGTLRTLELETALYYVLKGDYFMTVDEIESSLHPKLLETLLFNYLKENSESQILITTHNDGLLDLVDDLIRKDSIFFVEKQKNGSSDLYRLTDFKGLNRLSSIRAAYRNKRFGATQFSV, encoded by the coding sequence ATGATTCAGGAATTGAAAATAAAGAATTTTTTGTCTATTAAAGACGAAATCATTTTGAATTTTGACGCCTCTAGCGACAAGTTCGCAGAAAATTATCAAGTTATCACAGTAAACGAAAACACTCGTTTGCTTCGGTTTGCTTTGATATATGGCTATAATGCTTCTGGTAAATCCAACATTTTGAAAGCGATAAATTTTCTTAGAAATTTCTGGATCCGTATTACCAAGAGTGATTCGTCAGGAACTCTTGTAACTCCATTTAAGTTGGATGAGACTTCTAAGCAAAATCCATCGAGTTTTGATTTAACCTTTTTTGTAAAAGGGGTAAAATACCGTTATCTACTGGAGCTGGATTCTCTGCAAGTGCGTTTGGAACGTCTGCTCTATTACAAAACAGCCAAACCTATAGAACTTTTTTCCAGAAAGTTAAAAAAGGATAAAACAGAAATTATTTTCAAGTCGTCCGCTGCCAAGGTGAGCAAACTTGCCGCCGAAGCTATAAATTTGGCCTGTTTGAAGAATATGTCCTTTTTTGCAGCAAAGGGCTCTGTAAATGTAAGTATTCCGCTAATTGATGAAGCGAAAAATTGGCTGCAGACTCATATGGCTCAAGGAATCGACCCTACGACTAATGTTATGAACGCAGCGAAAAAGGGACTTTCTGAAGATTCTACGATGCCGAGCTATTTGGTCCAATTCCTTAAAAGTGCTGATTTCAACATTTCTTTCGTGAAATCGGATGTGGAGAACGATCCTCAGATTGAAAAAGTTTTTCAAAATATTTTGAATGCTGACGGAATATCGGAAGAACAAAAAAATCGTTTATTGGATGAACGTTTAGCAGCGCAAACGAAGTTGCAATTTTCTCATGACGTAGAAACTGAGCTTGGTTTTAAAACTTTCCCCATGTCTGAGGAAGAGGAATCAAGGGGAACTTTGCGAACTCTTGAATTGGAAACAGCGTTATATTATGTCCTAAAAGGCGATTACTTCATGACTGTTGATGAAATCGAATCATCGCTGCATCCAAAATTGCTAGAAACGCTACTCTTTAATTATCTGAAGGAAAATTCTGAATCTCAGATTTTGATAACAACTCACAACGATGGCCTTTTAGATTTGGTAGATGACCTGATAAGGAAAGATTCGATTTTCTTTGTGGAAAAACAAAAGAATGGATCTTCCGACTTATATCGCTTAACCGATTTTAAGGGCTTGAACAGACTTTCATCAATAAGAGCCGCTTATAGAAACAAACGTTTTGGAGCAACTCAATTCAGCGTATGA